One Sphingomonas sp. KR3-1 DNA segment encodes these proteins:
- a CDS encoding MerR family DNA-binding transcriptional regulator produces MNAPAFPLEALAPIEPRPDRDAFTISDLCAEFSVTPRALRFYEDEGLIAPERRGTSRIYSHRDRARLAWILRGKRVGFSLGEIKEMIDLYDVGDGRSTQKQVTLERCLDRIALLENQKRDIDAHIAELHQFVDLLKSSD; encoded by the coding sequence ATGAACGCACCAGCCTTTCCGCTCGAAGCCCTCGCGCCGATCGAGCCGCGCCCGGACCGCGATGCCTTCACCATCTCGGACCTGTGTGCCGAATTCTCGGTCACGCCCCGGGCGCTCCGCTTCTACGAGGACGAGGGTCTGATCGCCCCCGAACGCCGCGGCACCTCGCGCATCTATTCGCACCGCGACCGCGCCCGGCTCGCCTGGATCCTGCGCGGCAAGCGCGTCGGGTTCAGCCTCGGCGAGATCAAGGAGATGATCGATCTCTACGATGTCGGCGATGGCCGCAGCACCCAGAAGCAAGTCACGCTCGAGCGCTGCCTCGATCGCATCGCCCTGCTCGAGAACCAGAAGCGCGATATCGACGCGCACATCGCCGAGCTCCACCAATTCGTCGACCTGCTCAAGAGCAGCGACTAG
- a CDS encoding Rho termination factor N-terminal domain-containing protein — protein sequence MPSPQIKDEALYEKLRAEGNSKEKSARIANAKAAGTLDHPGGTLESRSKNQLYDEAKEIGIEGRSEMDKDELVKAIRGH from the coding sequence ATGCCCAGCCCGCAGATCAAGGACGAAGCGCTTTACGAGAAACTCCGCGCCGAGGGGAACTCGAAGGAGAAGTCCGCGCGAATCGCCAACGCCAAGGCCGCCGGCACGCTCGACCATCCAGGCGGCACGCTCGAGAGCCGCTCGAAGAACCAGCTCTACGACGAAGCCAAGGAGATCGGCATTGAGGGCCGCTCGGAGATGGACAAGGACGAGCTGGTGAAGGCGATCCGGGGTCATTGA
- a CDS encoding serine hydrolase domain-containing protein, producing the protein MRRWIAAGALALAALAGQGAVAQAVSSPDVEMQAGDNSGLRKVGAEVLFWSQAQRDQNFPHMEKLFPGHIVKAGAKVRPLPAGTPLAFPDADLDAFIAAQNIAGLIVLKEGKIVLERYARGYSQQGRWTSFSVAKSFTSSLVGAAIKDDYIKSVSEPVTKYIPELVGSGYDGVTIAQLLTMTSGVKWNEDYTDPKSDVARMFLEPVPAGEDPTVFYMKKLPRETAPGSKWVYKTGETNLIGVLVMRATKQPLATYLSDKIWKPYGMEQDAFWMVDPSGHEVSGCCLSVSLRDYARMGQFVLEGGTGVVPPGWYRESTAAHADIGVPGRGYGYQWWTYPEGRFGAQGIFGQTIRVDPKSKVVIAVSAAARKASDDAYGMARTAFLNRLFEAAAK; encoded by the coding sequence ATGAGGCGCTGGATCGCGGCGGGCGCGCTCGCGCTGGCGGCATTGGCAGGGCAGGGGGCGGTCGCCCAGGCGGTGAGCTCGCCCGACGTCGAGATGCAGGCCGGCGACAATTCGGGGCTGCGCAAGGTCGGCGCCGAAGTGCTGTTCTGGAGCCAGGCCCAGCGCGACCAGAATTTCCCGCACATGGAAAAGCTGTTCCCCGGCCATATCGTCAAGGCGGGGGCCAAGGTCCGTCCGCTTCCCGCCGGCACGCCGCTCGCCTTTCCCGACGCCGATCTCGACGCCTTCATCGCCGCGCAGAACATCGCTGGGCTGATCGTGCTCAAGGAGGGCAAGATCGTGCTCGAGCGCTATGCCCGCGGCTATTCGCAGCAGGGCCGCTGGACCAGCTTCTCGGTCGCCAAGTCGTTCACTTCGTCGCTGGTCGGCGCCGCGATCAAGGACGACTATATCAAGTCCGTCTCCGAGCCGGTGACCAAATACATCCCCGAGCTCGTAGGCAGCGGCTATGACGGCGTGACGATCGCCCAGCTGCTCACCATGACCTCGGGCGTGAAGTGGAACGAGGATTACACCGATCCCAAGTCCGACGTCGCCCGCATGTTCCTCGAGCCGGTGCCGGCGGGGGAGGATCCCACCGTCTTCTACATGAAGAAGCTCCCGCGTGAGACCGCGCCGGGCAGCAAATGGGTCTACAAGACCGGCGAGACCAACCTGATCGGCGTGCTGGTGATGCGCGCGACGAAGCAGCCGCTCGCCACCTATCTGAGCGACAAGATCTGGAAGCCCTATGGCATGGAGCAGGATGCGTTCTGGATGGTCGATCCGTCCGGGCACGAAGTCAGCGGCTGCTGCCTGTCGGTGAGCCTGCGCGACTATGCCCGGATGGGCCAGTTCGTGCTCGAAGGCGGCACGGGCGTCGTTCCGCCCGGCTGGTACCGCGAGTCGACCGCCGCGCATGCCGATATCGGCGTGCCGGGGCGTGGCTATGGCTATCAATGGTGGACCTATCCCGAGGGCCGCTTCGGCGCCCAGGGCATCTTCGGCCAGACGATCCGGGTGGACCCGAAGTCGAAGGTGGTGATCGCGGTGTCGGCAGCTGCGCGCAAGGCCTCGGACGACGCATACGGGATGGCGCGCACGGCGTTCCTCAACCGGCTGTTCGAGGCGGCAGCGAAGTAA
- a CDS encoding cyclopropane-fatty-acyl-phospholipid synthase family protein, with product MHAPLSQSVPETPRRVSWSARALARFFRRQLDRIDAGIAQGSLSLGLPDGTARLLGGRAEGPAAVVDLRSWRALLRLAIGGSIGWYQAWALGEWASPDPVQIFALFGLNRAALARQARASGLSRLAKRLLHWRNRNHRGGSRRNIQFHYDLGNDFYRLWLDPGMTYSSALFTAPGQSLEQAQHAKLAAILRRTNTKPGDEILEIGCGWGSFAELAVAEGRKVHGITLSTEQKAWAETRVPENARFTLTDYRDVAGRYDAIASIEMAEAVGEAYWPAYLDAIAGALKPGGRAALQIITFDDAFFDAYAANVDFIQAYVFPGGLLLSESRFATLAAARGLATQDRTGFGLDYAETLRLWRERFDAAVASGTLPAQFDRKFIDLWRYYLMYCEGGFRGGGIDVVQLTLVKEAGT from the coding sequence ATGCATGCACCGCTAAGTCAGTCTGTTCCGGAAACCCCGCGCCGCGTCAGCTGGTCCGCGCGCGCGCTCGCCCGCTTCTTCCGCCGTCAGCTCGACAGGATCGATGCGGGCATCGCCCAGGGCAGCCTGTCGCTCGGCCTGCCCGACGGCACCGCCCGCCTGCTCGGCGGCCGCGCGGAAGGGCCTGCAGCAGTCGTCGACCTGCGCAGCTGGCGCGCTTTGCTCCGGCTCGCGATCGGCGGCTCGATCGGTTGGTACCAGGCCTGGGCTCTCGGCGAATGGGCGAGCCCCGATCCAGTCCAGATCTTCGCGCTGTTCGGGCTCAACCGCGCCGCGCTCGCCCGCCAGGCGCGCGCCTCGGGCCTGTCGCGCCTTGCCAAGCGCCTGCTCCATTGGCGCAACCGCAATCATCGCGGCGGGTCGCGGCGCAACATCCAGTTCCATTACGACCTGGGCAACGACTTCTACCGGCTCTGGCTCGATCCGGGCATGACCTATTCGAGCGCGCTGTTCACCGCGCCCGGCCAGTCGCTGGAGCAGGCCCAGCACGCCAAGCTCGCCGCGATCCTCCGGCGCACGAACACGAAGCCCGGCGACGAGATCCTCGAGATCGGCTGCGGCTGGGGAAGCTTCGCCGAGCTGGCGGTGGCCGAGGGGCGCAAGGTCCACGGCATCACGCTGTCCACCGAGCAAAAGGCCTGGGCCGAGACGCGCGTGCCCGAGAACGCCCGTTTCACCCTCACCGATTATCGCGACGTGGCGGGCCGCTATGACGCCATCGCCAGCATCGAGATGGCCGAGGCGGTGGGGGAGGCCTATTGGCCCGCCTATCTCGACGCGATCGCCGGCGCGCTCAAGCCCGGCGGCCGCGCAGCGCTCCAGATCATCACCTTCGACGATGCGTTCTTCGATGCCTACGCCGCGAACGTCGATTTCATCCAGGCCTATGTCTTCCCCGGGGGGCTGCTGCTCTCGGAGTCCCGCTTCGCCACGCTGGCCGCGGCGCGCGGGCTCGCCACCCAGGATCGCACCGGCTTCGGCCTCGACTATGCCGAGACGCTGCGCCTGTGGCGCGAACGGTTCGACGCGGCGGTGGCCTCAGGCACGCTTCCCGCGCAATTCGACCGCAAGTTCATCGACTTGTGGCGCTATTATCTGATGTATTGCGAAGGTGGGTTCAGAGGCGGCGGGATCGACGTTGTCCAGCTCACCTTGGTCAAGGAGGCGGGGACATGA
- a CDS encoding SDR family NAD(P)-dependent oxidoreductase, whose protein sequence is MTEGALSGRTALVTGASRGIGAATAIELAKQGAHVILTARTAGGLEEIEEAIFASGGSATIAPLDLTENDSIARLAEAIGGRWKALDVLVLNAATLGTLSAVPAIDFEEYAKVLTLNVTAQAALLAAFDPMLKAAEAARVIGVTSSVGRTARAYWGVYGSSKAAFDNLLLTYGEEVAHISKVRVCILDPGATRTKMRARAFPGEDPASVKAPEVVAERIAALAVSGFEAGHFERVAG, encoded by the coding sequence ATGACCGAGGGGGCACTTTCCGGGCGCACGGCGCTCGTCACCGGTGCGAGCCGGGGCATCGGCGCGGCAACGGCGATCGAACTGGCGAAGCAGGGCGCGCATGTGATCCTCACCGCACGCACCGCGGGCGGGCTCGAGGAGATCGAGGAGGCGATCTTCGCCTCGGGCGGATCGGCGACGATCGCGCCGCTCGACCTGACCGAGAATGACAGCATCGCCCGGCTCGCCGAGGCGATCGGCGGGCGTTGGAAGGCGCTGGACGTGCTGGTGCTCAACGCCGCGACGCTCGGCACGCTGAGCGCGGTGCCGGCGATCGACTTCGAGGAATATGCCAAGGTGCTGACGCTCAACGTCACTGCCCAGGCGGCGCTGCTCGCGGCGTTCGACCCGATGCTCAAGGCGGCCGAGGCGGCGCGGGTGATCGGCGTGACCTCCAGCGTGGGGCGCACGGCGCGCGCCTATTGGGGCGTCTACGGCTCGTCCAAGGCGGCGTTCGACAACCTGCTGCTCACCTATGGCGAGGAAGTCGCGCACATCAGCAAGGTGCGCGTGTGCATCCTCGACCCCGGCGCGACCCGCACCAAGATGCGCGCGCGCGCCTTTCCTGGCGAGGATCCAGCGAGCGTGAAGGCGCCCGAGGTCGTGGCCGAGCGGATCGCGGCGCTGGCGGTGTCGGGCTTCGAGGCCGGGCATTTCGAGCGGGTCGCGGGCTAA
- a CDS encoding acyltransferase family protein encodes MTSAERTPNSFRTPTERARRHDLDALRAVFLLFGIPYHASLTARPGPWIANFHERSRDFIQLADYLHLFRMPGFYMIAGYFAAMLLQRRPVATYLPSRLHRLVPPFLAGTLLLVPAMHFLLLLEAGHPDPLGRWWEIMTWAERNPFEHLWFVQVLLYYTAGLAGLVWLFPALARAELGGERPGLVRGFVPITIAVGLLLGLLGLGSLQLERYRYLDNFAVNFLSARYALDYLPWFALGAVLQRIPALDRRFARFSWILFLTGLVASIAVVFGERLVPFLWRPVLTGVAAICLTQASLGALAHFIDGERRWVKALVSASFVIYLFHEPLIVLATPWLDLLPIPVWPKFILLCLVAFFGSYGIWKLIKLSPALRYLFNGERKKKRVER; translated from the coding sequence ATGACCTCCGCCGAGCGCACGCCGAACAGCTTCCGTACCCCGACCGAGCGCGCCCGCCGCCACGATCTTGATGCGCTGCGTGCGGTGTTCCTGCTGTTCGGCATCCCGTACCACGCCTCGCTCACGGCGCGGCCGGGGCCGTGGATCGCCAATTTCCACGAGCGCTCGCGCGATTTCATCCAGCTCGCCGACTATCTCCACCTGTTCCGCATGCCGGGCTTCTACATGATCGCCGGCTATTTCGCGGCGATGCTGCTCCAGCGCCGCCCGGTTGCCACCTATCTCCCGTCGCGCCTCCACCGGCTCGTCCCGCCCTTCCTGGCCGGCACGCTGCTGCTGGTGCCCGCAATGCACTTCCTGCTGCTGCTCGAGGCCGGCCACCCCGATCCGCTCGGCCGCTGGTGGGAGATCATGACATGGGCGGAGCGCAATCCGTTCGAGCATCTCTGGTTCGTCCAGGTGCTGCTCTACTACACAGCGGGCCTCGCCGGGCTGGTCTGGCTGTTTCCCGCGCTCGCCCGTGCCGAGCTCGGCGGCGAGAGACCCGGGCTGGTGCGCGGGTTCGTGCCGATCACGATTGCCGTCGGTCTGCTGCTCGGCCTGCTTGGCCTGGGTTCGCTTCAGCTCGAGCGCTATCGCTACCTCGACAATTTCGCGGTCAATTTCCTCTCGGCCCGCTACGCGCTCGATTACCTGCCCTGGTTCGCGCTGGGTGCCGTTCTCCAGCGGATTCCCGCCCTCGATCGCCGCTTCGCGCGCTTCTCCTGGATCCTGTTCCTCACCGGGCTGGTGGCGAGCATCGCGGTGGTGTTCGGCGAGCGGCTGGTGCCGTTCCTCTGGCGCCCGGTGCTCACCGGCGTCGCCGCGATCTGCCTCACCCAGGCGTCGCTCGGCGCGCTGGCGCACTTCATCGACGGCGAGCGGCGCTGGGTGAAGGCGCTCGTCTCGGCCTCCTTCGTGATCTACCTGTTCCACGAGCCGCTGATCGTGCTCGCCACGCCGTGGCTGGACCTGCTGCCGATCCCGGTCTGGCCCAAGTTCATCCTGCTGTGCCTAGTCGCGTTCTTCGGCTCCTACGGCATCTGGAAGCTGATCAAGCTGAGCCCGGCGCTGCGCTATCTGTTCAATGGCGAGCGCAAGAAGAAGCGTGTCGAACGCTAG
- the hisI gene encoding phosphoribosyl-AMP cyclohydrolase, which yields MDTNRETGLTLDPKYDAAGLITAVCTDPQGEVLMLAHMNAEALQATLDTGEATFWSRSRGRLWKKGETSGHVLKVLEARIDCDQDAVWLKVEPHGPACHTGAPSCFYRVIEGGKLVRG from the coding sequence GTGGATACCAATCGCGAAACGGGCCTCACGCTCGACCCGAAATACGACGCCGCCGGCCTGATCACCGCGGTCTGCACCGATCCGCAAGGCGAGGTACTGATGCTCGCGCACATGAACGCCGAGGCGCTCCAGGCGACGCTCGACACCGGCGAGGCGACTTTCTGGTCGCGCAGCCGCGGCAGGCTCTGGAAGAAGGGCGAGACTTCGGGCCATGTCCTCAAGGTCCTCGAAGCCCGGATCGACTGCGACCAGGACGCCGTCTGGCTCAAGGTCGAGCCGCACGGCCCGGCCTGCCACACCGGCGCGCCGAGCTGTTTCTACCGCGTGATCGAAGGCGGAAAGCTGGTCCGCGGATGA
- the purF gene encoding amidophosphoribosyltransferase yields MLTTNPFDDDKLREECGIFGVSGMDGAAAAVALGLHALQHRGQEAAGITSFDGHQFHIHRAMGHVAGNFDRDEVIRALHGDTACGHVRYSTTGETSLRNVQPLYAELSSGGFAIAHNGNISNAMRLRRDLIRRGAIFQSTSDTEVIIHLVATSQFRTLIDRFIDALKQVEGAYSLIVMTPEGMIACRDPLGIRPLVMGKLDDTIVFASETVALDVVGADYVRDVEPGELVIVKGGEISSHKPFAAVGPRPCIFEYVYFSRPDSISDNRSVYSVRKAIGAQLAIEAPVDADLVVPVPDSGVPAAIGYAQQSGIPFELGIIRSHYVGRTFIQPGDKVRHLGVKLKHNANRDLIKGKRIILIDDSIVRGTTSLKIVQMMHEAGAAEVHMRIASPPTRHSCFYGVDTPERAKLLAAKMDVGGMTEFIHADSLAFVSIDGLYKALGEAHRADIHPKYCDACFTGEYPTTLTDQDEGGPPTDQFALLHERVG; encoded by the coding sequence ATGCTTACCACGAACCCGTTCGACGACGACAAGCTGCGCGAGGAGTGCGGCATTTTCGGTGTTTCCGGCATGGACGGGGCTGCGGCCGCCGTCGCGCTCGGGCTGCACGCGCTCCAGCACCGTGGCCAGGAGGCGGCGGGCATCACCAGTTTCGACGGCCACCAGTTTCACATCCACCGGGCGATGGGCCATGTCGCGGGCAATTTCGACCGCGACGAAGTGATCCGTGCGCTGCACGGCGACACCGCCTGCGGCCATGTCCGCTACTCGACCACCGGCGAGACGTCGCTGCGCAACGTGCAGCCGCTCTATGCCGAGCTCTCGAGCGGCGGCTTCGCGATCGCGCACAACGGCAACATCTCGAACGCGATGCGCCTGCGCCGCGACCTGATCCGCCGCGGCGCGATCTTCCAGTCGACCTCGGACACCGAGGTGATCATCCACCTCGTCGCCACCTCGCAGTTCCGAACGCTGATCGACCGGTTCATCGACGCGCTCAAGCAGGTCGAGGGCGCCTATTCGCTGATCGTGATGACGCCCGAGGGCATGATCGCCTGCCGCGATCCGCTGGGCATCCGGCCGCTGGTGATGGGCAAGCTCGACGACACGATCGTCTTCGCCTCCGAGACGGTGGCGCTCGACGTGGTCGGCGCCGACTATGTCCGCGACGTCGAGCCGGGCGAGCTGGTGATCGTCAAGGGCGGCGAGATCTCGTCGCACAAGCCGTTCGCAGCGGTCGGGCCGCGGCCGTGCATCTTCGAATATGTCTATTTCTCGCGCCCCGATTCGATCAGCGACAACCGCTCGGTCTATTCGGTGCGCAAGGCGATCGGCGCGCAGCTGGCGATCGAGGCGCCGGTGGACGCCGATCTGGTCGTCCCCGTCCCCGATTCGGGCGTGCCCGCGGCGATCGGCTATGCCCAGCAGAGCGGCATCCCGTTCGAGCTCGGCATCATCCGCTCGCACTATGTCGGCCGTACCTTCATCCAGCCGGGCGACAAGGTCCGCCATCTGGGCGTGAAGCTGAAGCACAACGCTAATCGCGACCTGATCAAGGGCAAGCGGATCATCCTGATCGACGATTCGATCGTGCGCGGCACCACCAGCCTGAAGATCGTGCAGATGATGCACGAGGCCGGCGCGGCGGAGGTCCATATGCGGATCGCCAGCCCGCCGACGCGGCACAGCTGCTTCTACGGCGTCGACACGCCCGAGCGCGCCAAGCTGCTTGCGGCGAAGATGGATGTGGGCGGGATGACCGAGTTCATCCATGCCGACAGCCTCGCGTTCGTCAGCATCGACGGGCTCTACAAGGCGCTCGGCGAGGCGCATCGCGCGGATATCCACCCGAAATATTGCGATGCCTGCTTCACCGGCGAATATCCGACGACGCTGACCGATCAGGACGAAGGCGGCCCGCCGACCGACCAGTTCGCGCTGCTCCACGAGCGCGTGGGCTGA